Genomic DNA from Triticum dicoccoides isolate Atlit2015 ecotype Zavitan chromosome 4B, WEW_v2.0, whole genome shotgun sequence:
GACGCGGCGGACCCCGAAGCGCACGCCCAAGTGCCCCGGCCGagcgcggccgcctcctcctcgttcccAGTCCCACCAGCGCTTGAGCGGGCCGCCCGCGTACTCGGCGGCGAGCGACGGCGCCAACCGGGTCCGCCGGAACGCCCACTCGGCGGACGCGGAGGAGATGGGCTGGATCTTGCGAGGATGGTGGCCATGGCGCCCaagcgaggaggaaggagatgGTCCGCGAGCCTTGCCCGGCCATGCACGCTGtgtggaaggaaagggagaggagaggagaaagaaaataaagaaaggggaggagagaggagggagaggggagagagaggggctgacGAGTGGCCATGTGCATGCAAAAGTCATCTGCCGGCATCCCCAGCTGCCCCCCGGGGGGCTGGGTTTGGTGTGGTAGCGCCGACCGTAAATCTTGCGGAATCCGGCAAAAAACGTGTCTCTAGGGACCCGAGTGGGGCGTTTTTTGCCCGCCGGCGTCCAAAAAATTCCTTGGGAGGCTTCCTTGGGGGGGCGggggcggctggagatgctctaagaagtTCACCCCTACTActtgatttatctcaacatgcagcatAGCCAAGTCATCATCCATTCACATCCAGCCACGTCACACCTCATGCATTCCCACTCAAGACAATGCCAGGTTTTTTACATATAAAAAGGTTTTCCTTCTCTGTGTAATCTTTCTATAATAATTTCTACAATGCTACATGGCACGTAATTGTAACTCTTAACATGCCACGTTTCATTACCAGCGTCCGACTGTACACCTGCCTTCTCTTGGTTTCCACTTCCAGCCGTAACACACGGACATACAACTTCATCATTGGAAAAAACACAAAACGATCGACCCCTCTGTTCCCCACAAAGAAGGACACCAGTTTTCTCCCCCGCTATGGAGGCTGGGAGCCGATCTCTACATCAGGGAACTGCTGCTCTCCTCGGGGGCTCTCTGGGATTCTCCTTGCCGGTGTATTTCCATGCGTGCGCTGGTCCTCCACTCCCCGTGTTTGCCTCCGTCATGACTAGGTAGCTGCACAGCCATTGGGGAGGTCGATGTCGGCCGGTTCCAGCAGAATCAGATCGGCGGCTGGTGGGTTTCTAATCTGAAGTTGGCTTTCTTTTCATCCTCGAAGGAACTCGATCATTGGTGCATCGCTGCACATAGCCTCAGCCATGGCGTGGAGGTATTTGTTTTCTGCCTGGAGGGAACACCCGGTGTACCGATGAGTCCACCGGGTCACGATGTCATCCAATTTTCATATTTTTCCCTTTTCATCATGGCAGGAACACATTGGTGTGCCGCCGGGCAAGGCCTCAACCATGGCGTGGAGGTTTTCTCTTTTTGGCCTGGAAGGAACTCCCATACAGGAGTCCACCGGATCACCGTGTCATTCAATTTTCAACAGAACATTGCTCCTCTCCATCTCCTACACAGTCAAGACTCTTCTCCATGCAATAGAAACAATCAATACAACGATTCTGGCATGTAACCGATGAGGCAGGCGAGTAGTCAACTTCCTATAATATATCTTGCTCACCACATCCATGCCAAAATAACGATGTTCTACTATACCCAGGCAAGCTGTTGTTACCTTTTCTTCCTGCCTCCCATTCCACGGTGGCCACCCAACCCCGGTAGTGTGCACGCCTTCACGGTTCATTTCCGAGTCCCGCCGCACCGTCTGTTGTACACTCACTGGTCTAGGTTACCAACTCTTTTGGGCGCTCTCCCTCCTCTAGCGCTCTCCCTCCTCTAGCGCTCCGTGCCGGCCGCCACTCCAGCGCCGGCGGCCACCAACCGCGCCGCCCTCCACTCCGGAGGCGGCGTCCACCGCTCCGCTGCATGGCTTCGAGGGTTTCCCGCTCTGGTTCCGCCTTCCTCTCCTCGGACGCGGGCTCCGCCAtgcccgcctccccgccgccgcctcctccccctccccctgctCCTGCGGCACGGCCGGTGCTCCGCTCCATCATCGTCCCGCAGGTCCTGGGCACGGCCTTTGGCCCGCTCGTCCAGGGTGGTGGCGCTGGGCCGTCGCGCGCCGCTCGTCCCCCTCCGCCGGACGGGGGGTGGCAGGTCAAGGTTGAGCGTCGTCCGAGGACCACGCGTGAGTCGGCTCCCCGGCGCCGCTCTGCCGGGCCGTCTCGTGTGTTGCCTGCCTCCCGCCCGCCACATGCCTCAAAGCTGCCGCCGAAGCTTTACGGGTGCTAGTACAACTGCGGAAGTGAGGGGCACATCCCTGTGGACTGCACGAACCCGCTGTTCTGCGTGCGCTGCCGGGGGGTGGGGCACATCTCGCGCGGCTGCACTCGCCCGCGCAGCCCTTCTCCAGTGGATATGCCGCCGCGCCTACCGCCTGCCATTCGGCACAGGATGGATGTGGACCACGCGTCtccgccgctgccgtcgccgccaaGGCGCGCGCTTTCTCCTCCCCTGCCACCACCACCgcccggcccgccgcctcctggtGTTTTCCGTCTCTGGACTGATGCTGTGCGCGCACCGCCCGCGCCCAGGCTGCCATCTATGCACGCGCCGTGCCAGCCGAGGCCGCCGTCCGCGGGGAATTTGGCGGGGCCGGAGTTCTCGGCGCCGTTTGGCTTCGCGGAGGCGGGGCCGTCTAGGATGCCGCGGGATTGCGAGGATACGGTGGAGGCCTGCTTCTTGGAAGCGGCTGAGGATATTTGGCAGATGGAGTCGGAGCTCTCCAGGGCTATCCTCGTCACGGTCACCGGAACCAGGCCGCAAGTGGATCTGGCCTCTACTGTGGAGGCACTGCATGCGCTTTCGACGTCGGGCCGGCAGACATGTCCATTAGGGCGTTCTTCCCGGAGGACTTCCTCGTGCTCTGCCGGAGCGGTGATGTTCATGATCGGATGGTGCGTGAGGGACGGGTTCTTGCTCCCTGGTTCGAGCTGTCTCTTAGGCCATAGATCAGGCAGGCGCAGGCCACTGCTGCACCTCTCCCTTACCTCGTCCCGATCTCGCTGAAGGGGGTGCCGGCGCATGCATGGTGCCAGCGGACTGCAAGTGTGAGCTTGCGCGGCCTTGGCTACGTGGTGGGCATCGACGATAGTACTGCACGCCGGCTGGGCATGACAGATTTTCGGGTCTGGCTGCGCACAGACCGCCCAAGGCAAATTCCATGCCGTCGTCTTCTTTTCAGCGATGAGCCAAGGCGCACTCTTTGGGCGGAGCCTGAAGGGCAGAGGATGTCCATTGGAAGAAGGTCAAGCACATTGTGGTATCCCATTGAGATCACTGTTCTTGCGGATCCACGGTTGGACGATGGTGCTCCTGAGAACCGGCAGCCACCGCCGCCCTCGCCCCCTCCGATGATGCCGATCCTGAACTCCGGCAGGTGGATGGTAGGGCTATGAGGAACAATGCGGTAGGTCATGGTGATCCTAGTGGTTCTTCGCCGGGTTCGGTCGGGTCATCGACGGCGATGCCGCCGGCGCCGCCGACAGGCATGCATAGGAGGATTCAAACGGCTCTGTCTGCGGTCGTCGAGGAGGCCTGCAACTGCCGCGTGGCTACCGTCACCGGTCTGTTGCCTGATACGGTGGTGGGGCCAGGAATTAGGGGTgctgcatgctacctcttgagcactgcgttggatttccccgaaaaggagaggatgatgcggtaaagtagcgtaagtatttccctcattttttgagaaccaaggtatcaatctagtaggagaccacgcacaagtccctcttacctacacaaaacgatagcaactcgcaaccaacgcttaggggttgtcaatcccttcacagtcacttacgagagtgagatctggtagagataatatttttggtatttttgatagatagatgcaaagtaaaaagtaaaggcaaagtaaaaataaagcaagtaaataaagtgatatagattgatatgatgagaatagacccgggggccataggtttcactagtggcttccctcaagagcataaatattctacggtgggtgaacaaattactgttgagcaattgacagaattgagcatagttatgagtatatctaggcgatgatcatttatataggcatcacgtccaaaacaagtagatcgaaacgattctgcatctactactattactccactcatcgatcgctatccagcatgcatctagagtattaagtaaaaacagagtaacgccgtaagcaagatgacatgatgtagagggataaattcatgcaatatgataaaaaacccatcttgttatcctcgttggcaacaatacaatatgtgccttgcaactctttctgtcactgagtaaggacaccgcaagattgaacccaaagctaagcacttctcccattgcaagaactaccaatctagttggccaaaccaaaaaggataattcgaagagacttgcaaagataactcaatcatacataaaagaattcagagaagaatcaaatcttttccatagataatactggatcataaacccacgattcatcggtctcaacaaacacaccgcaaaaagaagattacatcgaatagatctccacgagagagggggaaaacattgtattgagatccaaaaagagagaataagccatctagctactagctatggacccgaaggtctgaagtaaactactcacacttcatcagaggggctatggtgatgatgtagaagccctccgtggttgatgccccctccggcggagctccggaacaggccccaagatgggatctcgtagatacagaaggttgcggcggtggaattaggtttttggctcctgttctgatcgttcggggatacgtaggtatatataggaggaaggagtacgtcggtggagcttcgaggggcccacgaggtagggggcgcacccaggggggcatgccctccaccctcgtgacctcctcgggcactgcttggagtagggtccaagtctcctgggtcacgttcggttggaaaatcatgatgccgaaggtttcattccgtttggactccgtttgatattctgtttcttcgaaatactgaaaaaggcaaaaaaacagcaattctgggctgggcctccggttaataggttagtcccaaaattaatataaaagtggaaaataaagcccaatatagtccaaaactgtagataaagtagcatggagcaatcaaaaattatagatacattggagacgtatcaggcatccccaagcttaattcctgctcgtcctcgagtaggtaaatgataaaaaaagaatttttgatgcggagtgatactttggcataatttcaatgtaaatcttcttaattgtgatttgaatattaagatccgaaagattcaagacaaaagttcatattgacacaaaaataataatacttcaagcatactaatcaaagcaatcatgtcttgtcaaaataacatggcaaaagaaagttcatccctacaaaatcatatagttaggctatgcttcatttttttcacacaaagatgttcccaacttctatacccccgatgacaagccaagcaattgtttcatacttaaataatctcaaactttttcaaccttcacgcaatacatgagcgtgagccatggatatatcactatgggtggaatagaatatgatgatggggattgtgtggagaagacaaaaaggagaaagtctcacgttgacgaggctaatcaatgggctatggagatgcccatcaattgatgtcaacatggggagtagggattgccatgcaacggatgcactagagctatgaatgcttgacaaaagaaaactagtgggtgtgcatccaacttgcttgctcatgaagacctagggcatttgaggaagcctatcgtaggaatatacaagccaagttctattgaaaaattcccactagtataaaaaagacaacttatgagactcactacatgaggaacaaggtgctactttgatgcacaatatatgagactcactacatgaagaacaaggtgctactttgaagcacaagtgaggaaaaagagatagtagcattgccctttttttgggcctttcttttttatttttgacttgtctcttttttttatttgggcaatgctctaataatgatgatcatcacacttctattgattacaacataaggattacaactcgaaacttagaacaagatatgactctatatgaatgcctccggcagtgtaccgggatggtgcaatgaatcaagagtgacatgtatggaaaataatgcatggtggctttgccacaaatacgatgtcaactacaagatcatgcaatggcaatatgacaaaagtaatgtatgtcatgatgatgatggtggaagttgcatggcaatatatctcggaatggctatggaaatgccatgatgggtaggtatggtggctgttttgaggaagatataaggaggtttatgtgtgatagagcgtatcgtatcacggggtttggatgcaccagcgaagtttgcgccaactctcaaggtgagaaagggcaatgcacagtaccgaagaggctagcaaaggtggaaaggtgagagtgcgtataatccattgactcaacattagtcaaaagaactcatatacttattgcaaaaatttagaagtcatcaaaaattcaagtactacgcgcatgctcctagggggctagattggtacgaaaagaccatcgctcgtccccgaccgccactcataaggatgcacaagccaggtacacttcatgtttcaaatttgttacacaactttaaccatacatgcatgctatgggacttgcaaacttcaacacaagtatttctcaaattcataatcacccaactagcacgactttgatattattacctccatatctcaaaaaaattatcaagcatcaaacttatcttagtattcaattcactcaaaagaaagtttcacatatcttgaacaccaagtatattaacattaagcaaattaccatgctattaaagactctcaaaataatctaagtgaagcatgagagatcaaatagtttctttaaaacaaatccaccaccgtgctctaaaatatctaagtgaagtactagagcaaaaattatcgcgctcaaaagatataagtgaagcactatgagcaaaattatcaagctcaaaagatataagtgaagcacacagagtattctaacaaattccaattcatgtatggctctctcaaaatgtgtgtacagcaaggatgattgtggtctaacaagcaaagactcaaataatacaagacgcttcaagcaaaacacatatcatgttggtgaataaaaatatagctccaagtaaattaccgatggaagtggacgaaagaggggatgccttccggggcatccccaagctttgaatttttggtgtccttggattatcttgggggttccatgggcatccccaagcttaggctcttgccactccttgttccataatccatcaaaagaattcacccaaatcttgaaaacttcacaacacaaaactcaacagaaatctcatgagctccgttagagaaagaaaacaaaagactacttcaaggtactgtaatgaactcattctttatttatattggtgttaaacctactttattctaacttctctatggtttataaactaatttactagccatagattcatcaaaataagcaaacaacacacgaaaaatagaatctatcaaaaacagaacagtttgtagcaatctgtaactaacgcaaacttctggaactctaaaacttctaccaaaattgtaagtcctggacaatttgtttgttgatcagaagaaaaaagaatgaacgCAAAATTacattcctgtgatttatcataactaaattcgtgcgtgcaaagtttctgtttttcagcagaatcaaatcaactatcatcgtaggtttacctataggtcctacttggcacaaacactaattaaaacataaaaccacatccaaacagaaggtagatggattatttattcctaaacagaagcaaaaacaaaaaaacacaaaataaaattgggttgcctcccaacaagcgctatcgtttaacgcccttagctaggcataaaatcaaggatagatctagg
This window encodes:
- the LOC119292473 gene encoding uncharacterized protein LOC119292473, coding for MTFACTWPLVSPSLSPLPPLSSPFFIFFLLSSPFPSTQRAWPGKARGPSPSSSLGRHGHHPRKIQPISSASAEWAFRRTRLAPSLAAEYAGGPLKRWWDWERGGGGRARPGHLGVRFGVRRVVASDHSLPTTQRLEREARERRRHDCPRRGGTGAGVGGRGMGGRGRGWDDKGSWGHAKHPDGHGFWTWHRARVSRWRTPSSSRGASAPSSGRSGRGWRTPW